From Leopardus geoffroyi isolate Oge1 chromosome B4, O.geoffroyi_Oge1_pat1.0, whole genome shotgun sequence, a single genomic window includes:
- the PHLDA1 gene encoding pleckstrin homology-like domain family A member 1 — translation MRRAPAAERLSELGFPPRCGRQEPPFPLGVTRGWGGWPIQKRREGARPVPFSERSQEDGRGPEARCSGTLWSIRTRLPSCPDPEPPPPPSLCFLRVSLLCALRTGGRGSRWGEDGARLLLLPPARAAGSGEAEPIGALPYAGRMLESSGCKALKEGVLEKRSDGLLQLWKKKCCILTEEGLLLIPPKQLQHQQQQQQQQQQQQQQQQPGQGPAEPSQPGGPAVASLEPPVKLKELHFSNMKTVDCVERKGKYMYFTVVMAEGKEIDFRCPQDQGWNAEITLQMVQYKNRQAILAVKSTRQKQQHLVQQQPPQPQPQPQPQPQPQPQPQPQPQPQTQSQPQPQPKPQPQPLHPYPHPHPHPHPHQLPHSHQQPLSQPLSQPHGHRLLRSTSNSA, via the coding sequence ATGAGGCGTGCGCCGGCGGCAGAGCGCCTTTCCGAGCTGGGCTTTCCCCCGCGGTGCGGGCGCCAGGAGCCGCCTTTTCCGCTGGGTGTcactcgggggtgggggggatggccCATTCAAAAGCGCCGCGAGGGGGCCCGGCCAGTGCCTTTCAGTGAGCGCTCGCAAGAGGACGGCAGAGGCCCGGAGGCTCGCTGCTCCGGGACCTTGTGGAGCATCAGGACGCGGCTGCCCTCCTGCCCGGACCCCGAGCCGCCTCCGCCGCCGTCGCTCTGCTTCCTGCGCGTTAGCCTTCTCTGCGCGCTCCGGACAGGCGGCCGCGGGAGCCGCTGGGGCGAGGACGGCgcgcggctgctgctgctgcccccgGCCCGGGCGGCTGGAAGTGGAGAGGCCGAGCCGATCGGCGCCCTTCCCTATGCCGGGAGGATGTTGGAGAGCAGCGGCTGCAAAGCGCTGAAGGAGGGTGTGTTGGAGAAGCGCAGCGACGGGTTGCTGCAGCTCTGGAAGAAAAAGTGCTGCATCCTCACTGAGGAGGGGCTGCTGCTCATCCCGCCCAAGCAGCTCcaacaccagcagcagcagcagcagcagcagcagcagcagcagcagcagcaacagcccGGGCAGGGGCCGGCCGAACCGTCCCAACCCGGAGGGCCCGCCGTGGCCAGCCTCGAGCCGCCGGTCAAGCTCAAGGAATTGCACTTTTCCAACATGAAGACCGTGGACTGCGTGGAGCGCAAGGGCAAGTATATGTACTTCACTGTGGTGATGGCCGAGGGCAAGGAGATCGACTTTCGGTGCCCGCAGGACCAGGGCTGGAACGCCGAGATCACGCTGCAGATGGTGCAGTACAAGAACCGTCAGGCTATCCTGGCGGTCAAGTCCACGCGGCAGAAGCAGCAGCACCTGGTCCAGCAGCAGCCCCCGCAGCCGCagccccaaccccaaccccagccccagccccagcctcagcctcagcctcagccccagccccagacacAATCTCAGCCGCAGCCCCAAcccaagccccagccccagccgctCCACCCATATCCGCATCCGCACCCTCACCCGCACCCGCACCAACTACCGCACTCGCACCAGCAACCGCTCTCACAACCGCTCTCGCAGCCGCACGGCCACCGGCTCCTCCGCAGCACCTCCAACTCTGCCTGA
- the NAP1L1 gene encoding nucleosome assembly protein 1-like 1 isoform X4 — MADIDNLPRVVKRRVNALKNLQVKCAQIEAKFYEEVHDLERKYAVLYQPLFDKRFEIINAIYEPTEEECEWKPDEEDEISEELKEKAKIEDEKKDEEKEDPKGIPEFWLTVFKNVDLLSDMVQEHDEPILKHLKDIKVKFSDAGQPMSFVLEFHFEPNEYFTNEVLTKTYRMRSEPDDSDPFSFDGPEIMGCTGCQIDWKKGKNVTLKTIKKKQKHKGRGTVRTVTKTVSNDSFFNFFAPPEVPESGDLDDDAEAILAADFEIGHFLRERIIPRSVLYFTGEAIEDDDDDYDEEGEEADEEGEEEGDEENDPDYDSKKDQNPAECKQQ; from the exons CTTGCCTAGGGTAGTTAAGAGACGAGTGAATGCTCTCAAAAACCTTCAAGTTAAATGTGCACAGATAGAAGCCAAATTCTATGAGGAAGTTCATGATCTTGAAAGAAAGTATGCTGTTCTCTATCAGCCTCTATTTGATAAG cGATTTGAGATCATTAATGCAATTTATGAACCTACAGAAGAGGAATGTGAATGGAAACCAGATGAGGAGGATGAAATTTCG GAGGAGCtgaaagaaaaagccaagattgaagatgagaaaaaagatgaagaaaaagaagacccCAAGGGAATTCCTGAATTCTGGTTGACTGTTTTTAAGAATGTTGACTTGCTCAGTGATATGGTTCAG GAACATGATGAACCTATTCTGAAGCACTTAAAAGATATTAAAGTGAAGTTCTCAGATGCTGGCCAGCCCATG agttttgtcTTAGAATTTCACTTTGAACCCAATGAATATTTCACAAATGAAGTGTTGACAAAGACATACAGGATGAGGTCAGAACCAGATGACTCTGATCCCTTTTCTTTTGATGGACCAGAAATTATGGGTTGTACAGG GTGCCAGATAgattggaaaaaaggaaagaatgtcaCTTTGAAAACCATTAAGAAGAAGCAGAAACACAAGGGACGTGGGACAGTTCGTACTGTGACCAAAACAGTTTCCAACgactctttctttaatttttttgcccCTCCTGAAG TTCCCGAGAGTGGAGACCTG gatgaTGATGCTGAAGCTATCCTTGCTGCAGACTTTGAAATTGGTCACTTTTTACGTGAGCGTATAATCCCAAGATCAGTGTTATACTTTACTGGAGAAGCTATTGAagacgatgatgatgat tatGATGAAGAAGGTGAAGAAGCGGATGAG gaaggggaagaagaaggagatgaggaAAATGATCCAGACTATGACTCAAAG AAGGATCAAAACCcagcagagtgcaagcagcagtgA
- the NAP1L1 gene encoding nucleosome assembly protein 1-like 1 isoform X1, which produces MADIDNKEQSELDQDLDDVEEVEEEETGEETKIKARQLTVQMMQNPQILAALQERLDGLVETPTGYIESLPRVVKRRVNALKNLQVKCAQIEAKFYEEVHDLERKYAVLYQPLFDKRFEIINAIYEPTEEECEWKPDEEDEISEELKEKAKIEDEKKDEEKEDPKGIPEFWLTVFKNVDLLSDMVQEHDEPILKHLKDIKVKFSDAGQPMSFVLEFHFEPNEYFTNEVLTKTYRMRSEPDDSDPFSFDGPEIMGCTGCQIDWKKGKNVTLKTIKKKQKHKGRGTVRTVTKTVSNDSFFNFFAPPEVPESGDLDDDAEAILAADFEIGHFLRERIIPRSVLYFTGEAIEDDDDDYDEEGEEADEEGEEEGDEENDPDYDSKKDQNPAECKQQ; this is translated from the exons cgcgTCAGCTGACTGTTCAGATGATGCAAAATCCTCAGATTCTTGCAGCCCTTCAAGAAAGACTTGATGGTCTGGTAGAAACACCAACAGGATACATTGAAAG CTTGCCTAGGGTAGTTAAGAGACGAGTGAATGCTCTCAAAAACCTTCAAGTTAAATGTGCACAGATAGAAGCCAAATTCTATGAGGAAGTTCATGATCTTGAAAGAAAGTATGCTGTTCTCTATCAGCCTCTATTTGATAAG cGATTTGAGATCATTAATGCAATTTATGAACCTACAGAAGAGGAATGTGAATGGAAACCAGATGAGGAGGATGAAATTTCG GAGGAGCtgaaagaaaaagccaagattgaagatgagaaaaaagatgaagaaaaagaagacccCAAGGGAATTCCTGAATTCTGGTTGACTGTTTTTAAGAATGTTGACTTGCTCAGTGATATGGTTCAG GAACATGATGAACCTATTCTGAAGCACTTAAAAGATATTAAAGTGAAGTTCTCAGATGCTGGCCAGCCCATG agttttgtcTTAGAATTTCACTTTGAACCCAATGAATATTTCACAAATGAAGTGTTGACAAAGACATACAGGATGAGGTCAGAACCAGATGACTCTGATCCCTTTTCTTTTGATGGACCAGAAATTATGGGTTGTACAGG GTGCCAGATAgattggaaaaaaggaaagaatgtcaCTTTGAAAACCATTAAGAAGAAGCAGAAACACAAGGGACGTGGGACAGTTCGTACTGTGACCAAAACAGTTTCCAACgactctttctttaatttttttgcccCTCCTGAAG TTCCCGAGAGTGGAGACCTG gatgaTGATGCTGAAGCTATCCTTGCTGCAGACTTTGAAATTGGTCACTTTTTACGTGAGCGTATAATCCCAAGATCAGTGTTATACTTTACTGGAGAAGCTATTGAagacgatgatgatgat tatGATGAAGAAGGTGAAGAAGCGGATGAG gaaggggaagaagaaggagatgaggaAAATGATCCAGACTATGACTCAAAG AAGGATCAAAACCcagcagagtgcaagcagcagtgA
- the NAP1L1 gene encoding nucleosome assembly protein 1-like 1 isoform X2, with protein sequence MADIDNKEQSELDQDLDDVEEVEEEETGEETKIKARQLTVQMMQNPQILAALQERLDGLVETPTGYIESLPRVVKRRVNALKNLQVKCAQIEAKFYEEVHDLERKYAVLYQPLFDKRFEIINAIYEPTEEECEWKPDEEDEISELKEKAKIEDEKKDEEKEDPKGIPEFWLTVFKNVDLLSDMVQEHDEPILKHLKDIKVKFSDAGQPMSFVLEFHFEPNEYFTNEVLTKTYRMRSEPDDSDPFSFDGPEIMGCTGCQIDWKKGKNVTLKTIKKKQKHKGRGTVRTVTKTVSNDSFFNFFAPPEVPESGDLDDDAEAILAADFEIGHFLRERIIPRSVLYFTGEAIEDDDDDYDEEGEEADEEGEEEGDEENDPDYDSKKDQNPAECKQQ encoded by the exons cgcgTCAGCTGACTGTTCAGATGATGCAAAATCCTCAGATTCTTGCAGCCCTTCAAGAAAGACTTGATGGTCTGGTAGAAACACCAACAGGATACATTGAAAG CTTGCCTAGGGTAGTTAAGAGACGAGTGAATGCTCTCAAAAACCTTCAAGTTAAATGTGCACAGATAGAAGCCAAATTCTATGAGGAAGTTCATGATCTTGAAAGAAAGTATGCTGTTCTCTATCAGCCTCTATTTGATAAG cGATTTGAGATCATTAATGCAATTTATGAACCTACAGAAGAGGAATGTGAATGGAAACCAGATGAGGAGGATGAAATTTCG GAGCtgaaagaaaaagccaagattgaagatgagaaaaaagatgaagaaaaagaagacccCAAGGGAATTCCTGAATTCTGGTTGACTGTTTTTAAGAATGTTGACTTGCTCAGTGATATGGTTCAG GAACATGATGAACCTATTCTGAAGCACTTAAAAGATATTAAAGTGAAGTTCTCAGATGCTGGCCAGCCCATG agttttgtcTTAGAATTTCACTTTGAACCCAATGAATATTTCACAAATGAAGTGTTGACAAAGACATACAGGATGAGGTCAGAACCAGATGACTCTGATCCCTTTTCTTTTGATGGACCAGAAATTATGGGTTGTACAGG GTGCCAGATAgattggaaaaaaggaaagaatgtcaCTTTGAAAACCATTAAGAAGAAGCAGAAACACAAGGGACGTGGGACAGTTCGTACTGTGACCAAAACAGTTTCCAACgactctttctttaatttttttgcccCTCCTGAAG TTCCCGAGAGTGGAGACCTG gatgaTGATGCTGAAGCTATCCTTGCTGCAGACTTTGAAATTGGTCACTTTTTACGTGAGCGTATAATCCCAAGATCAGTGTTATACTTTACTGGAGAAGCTATTGAagacgatgatgatgat tatGATGAAGAAGGTGAAGAAGCGGATGAG gaaggggaagaagaaggagatgaggaAAATGATCCAGACTATGACTCAAAG AAGGATCAAAACCcagcagagtgcaagcagcagtgA
- the NAP1L1 gene encoding nucleosome assembly protein 1-like 1 isoform X5 has product MADIDNLPRVVKRRVNALKNLQVKCAQIEAKFYEEVHDLERKYAVLYQPLFDKRFEIINAIYEPTEEECEWKPDEEDEISELKEKAKIEDEKKDEEKEDPKGIPEFWLTVFKNVDLLSDMVQEHDEPILKHLKDIKVKFSDAGQPMSFVLEFHFEPNEYFTNEVLTKTYRMRSEPDDSDPFSFDGPEIMGCTGCQIDWKKGKNVTLKTIKKKQKHKGRGTVRTVTKTVSNDSFFNFFAPPEVPESGDLDDDAEAILAADFEIGHFLRERIIPRSVLYFTGEAIEDDDDDYDEEGEEADEEGEEEGDEENDPDYDSKKDQNPAECKQQ; this is encoded by the exons CTTGCCTAGGGTAGTTAAGAGACGAGTGAATGCTCTCAAAAACCTTCAAGTTAAATGTGCACAGATAGAAGCCAAATTCTATGAGGAAGTTCATGATCTTGAAAGAAAGTATGCTGTTCTCTATCAGCCTCTATTTGATAAG cGATTTGAGATCATTAATGCAATTTATGAACCTACAGAAGAGGAATGTGAATGGAAACCAGATGAGGAGGATGAAATTTCG GAGCtgaaagaaaaagccaagattgaagatgagaaaaaagatgaagaaaaagaagacccCAAGGGAATTCCTGAATTCTGGTTGACTGTTTTTAAGAATGTTGACTTGCTCAGTGATATGGTTCAG GAACATGATGAACCTATTCTGAAGCACTTAAAAGATATTAAAGTGAAGTTCTCAGATGCTGGCCAGCCCATG agttttgtcTTAGAATTTCACTTTGAACCCAATGAATATTTCACAAATGAAGTGTTGACAAAGACATACAGGATGAGGTCAGAACCAGATGACTCTGATCCCTTTTCTTTTGATGGACCAGAAATTATGGGTTGTACAGG GTGCCAGATAgattggaaaaaaggaaagaatgtcaCTTTGAAAACCATTAAGAAGAAGCAGAAACACAAGGGACGTGGGACAGTTCGTACTGTGACCAAAACAGTTTCCAACgactctttctttaatttttttgcccCTCCTGAAG TTCCCGAGAGTGGAGACCTG gatgaTGATGCTGAAGCTATCCTTGCTGCAGACTTTGAAATTGGTCACTTTTTACGTGAGCGTATAATCCCAAGATCAGTGTTATACTTTACTGGAGAAGCTATTGAagacgatgatgatgat tatGATGAAGAAGGTGAAGAAGCGGATGAG gaaggggaagaagaaggagatgaggaAAATGATCCAGACTATGACTCAAAG AAGGATCAAAACCcagcagagtgcaagcagcagtgA
- the NAP1L1 gene encoding nucleosome assembly protein 1-like 1 isoform X6 has translation MADIDNLPRVVKRRVNALKNLQVKCAQIEAKFYEEVHDLERKYAVLYQPLFDKRFEIINAIYEPTEEECEWKPDEEDEISEELKEKAKIEDEKKDEEKEDPKGIPEFWLTVFKNVDLLSDMVQEHDEPILKHLKDIKVKFSDAGQPMSFVLEFHFEPNEYFTNEVLTKTYRMRSEPDDSDPFSFDGPEIMGCTGCQIDWKKGKNVTLKTIKKKQKHKGRGTVRTVTKTVSNDSFFNFFAPPEVPESGDLDDDAEAILAADFEIGHFLRERIIPRSVLYFTGEAIEDDDDDYDEEGEEADEGYQLFEEVKSCSKLFQRWLQ, from the exons CTTGCCTAGGGTAGTTAAGAGACGAGTGAATGCTCTCAAAAACCTTCAAGTTAAATGTGCACAGATAGAAGCCAAATTCTATGAGGAAGTTCATGATCTTGAAAGAAAGTATGCTGTTCTCTATCAGCCTCTATTTGATAAG cGATTTGAGATCATTAATGCAATTTATGAACCTACAGAAGAGGAATGTGAATGGAAACCAGATGAGGAGGATGAAATTTCG GAGGAGCtgaaagaaaaagccaagattgaagatgagaaaaaagatgaagaaaaagaagacccCAAGGGAATTCCTGAATTCTGGTTGACTGTTTTTAAGAATGTTGACTTGCTCAGTGATATGGTTCAG GAACATGATGAACCTATTCTGAAGCACTTAAAAGATATTAAAGTGAAGTTCTCAGATGCTGGCCAGCCCATG agttttgtcTTAGAATTTCACTTTGAACCCAATGAATATTTCACAAATGAAGTGTTGACAAAGACATACAGGATGAGGTCAGAACCAGATGACTCTGATCCCTTTTCTTTTGATGGACCAGAAATTATGGGTTGTACAGG GTGCCAGATAgattggaaaaaaggaaagaatgtcaCTTTGAAAACCATTAAGAAGAAGCAGAAACACAAGGGACGTGGGACAGTTCGTACTGTGACCAAAACAGTTTCCAACgactctttctttaatttttttgcccCTCCTGAAG TTCCCGAGAGTGGAGACCTG gatgaTGATGCTGAAGCTATCCTTGCTGCAGACTTTGAAATTGGTCACTTTTTACGTGAGCGTATAATCCCAAGATCAGTGTTATACTTTACTGGAGAAGCTATTGAagacgatgatgatgat tatGATGAAGAAGGTGAAGAAGCGGATGAG GGTTATCAGCTCTTTGAAGAAGTCAAAAGCTGCAGTAAACTTTTTCAACGTTGGCTGCAGtaa
- the NAP1L1 gene encoding nucleosome assembly protein 1-like 1 isoform X3: MADIDNKEQSELDQDLDDVEEVEEEETGEETKIKARQLTVQMMQNPQILAALQERLDGLVETPTGYIESLPRVVKRRVNALKNLQVKCAQIEAKFYEEVHDLERKYAVLYQPLFDKRFEIINAIYEPTEEECEWKPDEEDEISEELKEKAKIEDEKKDEEKEDPKGIPEFWLTVFKNVDLLSDMVQEHDEPILKHLKDIKVKFSDAGQPMSFVLEFHFEPNEYFTNEVLTKTYRMRSEPDDSDPFSFDGPEIMGCTGCQIDWKKGKNVTLKTIKKKQKHKGRGTVRTVTKTVSNDSFFNFFAPPEVPESGDLDDDAEAILAADFEIGHFLRERIIPRSVLYFTGEAIEDDDDDYDEEGEEADEGYQLFEEVKSCSKLFQRWLQ; this comes from the exons cgcgTCAGCTGACTGTTCAGATGATGCAAAATCCTCAGATTCTTGCAGCCCTTCAAGAAAGACTTGATGGTCTGGTAGAAACACCAACAGGATACATTGAAAG CTTGCCTAGGGTAGTTAAGAGACGAGTGAATGCTCTCAAAAACCTTCAAGTTAAATGTGCACAGATAGAAGCCAAATTCTATGAGGAAGTTCATGATCTTGAAAGAAAGTATGCTGTTCTCTATCAGCCTCTATTTGATAAG cGATTTGAGATCATTAATGCAATTTATGAACCTACAGAAGAGGAATGTGAATGGAAACCAGATGAGGAGGATGAAATTTCG GAGGAGCtgaaagaaaaagccaagattgaagatgagaaaaaagatgaagaaaaagaagacccCAAGGGAATTCCTGAATTCTGGTTGACTGTTTTTAAGAATGTTGACTTGCTCAGTGATATGGTTCAG GAACATGATGAACCTATTCTGAAGCACTTAAAAGATATTAAAGTGAAGTTCTCAGATGCTGGCCAGCCCATG agttttgtcTTAGAATTTCACTTTGAACCCAATGAATATTTCACAAATGAAGTGTTGACAAAGACATACAGGATGAGGTCAGAACCAGATGACTCTGATCCCTTTTCTTTTGATGGACCAGAAATTATGGGTTGTACAGG GTGCCAGATAgattggaaaaaaggaaagaatgtcaCTTTGAAAACCATTAAGAAGAAGCAGAAACACAAGGGACGTGGGACAGTTCGTACTGTGACCAAAACAGTTTCCAACgactctttctttaatttttttgcccCTCCTGAAG TTCCCGAGAGTGGAGACCTG gatgaTGATGCTGAAGCTATCCTTGCTGCAGACTTTGAAATTGGTCACTTTTTACGTGAGCGTATAATCCCAAGATCAGTGTTATACTTTACTGGAGAAGCTATTGAagacgatgatgatgat tatGATGAAGAAGGTGAAGAAGCGGATGAG GGTTATCAGCTCTTTGAAGAAGTCAAAAGCTGCAGTAAACTTTTTCAACGTTGGCTGCAGtaa